CAGCTTCTGGACTCCCTGAGCGAGGAGCAGCTGGATGTCGAAGGCCAGCACGCCATCGGGGCGATGATGACGGTGGAGCAGATGTTTTATCATCTGGGGAACCACGAGCGGGATCACGCGGCCGAGCTGCGGCGGGCCCTTGAATCATAGGGACAGGTGTTACGCCGCTGAACTTCCCTAAGGAATTGAGGGGCTGGGGTGGCCACCCTGGCCCCAGGGGGAAGTCCCTTCCCATCCCCAGGAGATCCTCGATGATCCCCGGATGGGCGACGCCGGAGGGGACACGGACCTATGGAGCCCGTTTTCAGGATCGGGCGGCCCCCGGCCACTTCCGCCTGGCTCAGGGGCTATGGCTGTCCTCCATCGGCATCGGCACCTATCTGGGCCACCCTGACCCGGAGACCGACGCCCGGTATGTGGAGGCCATGGTTTGCGCCGTGACCTCCGGGTGCAACGTCATCGACACGGCGATCAACTACCGCTTCCAGCGCAGCGAGCGCTGCGTGGGCGAGGCCCTCCGCCGCCTGTTCGCCCGGGGTTTCCGCCGGGAGGAACTGGTCATCGCCACCAAGGGGGGATATGTCCCCTATGAGGGGGACTGGCCAGCGGATCCCCGGCGCTACATCGAGGAGGCCTTCCTGCGGACCGGGATCGCGCGGCCGGAGGACTTCGTCAACGGTCACTGCATTGCCCCGGGATATCTCCGCCATCAGCTGGAACAGAGCCAGCACAACCTGGGGCTGGAGACCATCGATGTCTATTTCATCCATAACCCGGAGGAACAGCTCGCCGCTGTCTCCAGGGAGGAGTTTCGGAGGCGCCTGCGGGCGGCCTTCGCCGCGCTGGAGGAAGCCGTCGCCATGGGATACATCCGCTTCTATGGCACCGCCACATGGACCGCCTATCGCGCTTCTCCCCAGGCGTCCGACGCGCTATCCCTGATGGAAGTTGAGACTATCGCCCGGGAGGTCGGCGGGCCGGATCATCGGTTCCGGTTTGTGCAGCTGCCTTACAACCTGGCCATGCCGGAGGCCGCCCTGCGAAGGAACCAGCTGCGGGGAGAGGGATGGGGAACGGTGCTGGAGGTGGCGGAGGATCTGGGGATCACGGTGTGGGCGAGCGCCTCCTTGATGCAGGGGCGCCTGCTCCGGAGCTGGCCGCTGTGGCTGCGACGCCTCTTCCCCGAGGGCCTCTCGGAAGCCCAGTGCGCCCTCCAGTTTGTTCGCTCCACCCCGGGGATCACCACCGCCCTAGTCGGCATGAGCCGGGCCACCCACGTGGAGCACAACCTCACCCTGATCCAACACCCACCCCTGGCCCCGGAGGCCATACGGACCATTCTGAACGCTCTGAGGACCTCCCGGTA
Above is a window of Thermoflexus sp. DNA encoding:
- a CDS encoding aldo/keto reductase, translated to MIPGWATPEGTRTYGARFQDRAAPGHFRLAQGLWLSSIGIGTYLGHPDPETDARYVEAMVCAVTSGCNVIDTAINYRFQRSERCVGEALRRLFARGFRREELVIATKGGYVPYEGDWPADPRRYIEEAFLRTGIARPEDFVNGHCIAPGYLRHQLEQSQHNLGLETIDVYFIHNPEEQLAAVSREEFRRRLRAAFAALEEAVAMGYIRFYGTATWTAYRASPQASDALSLMEVETIAREVGGPDHRFRFVQLPYNLAMPEAALRRNQLRGEGWGTVLEVAEDLGITVWASASLMQGRLLRSWPLWLRRLFPEGLSEAQCALQFVRSTPGITTALVGMSRATHVEHNLTLIQHPPLAPEAIRTILNALRTSR